A single genomic interval of Caretta caretta isolate rCarCar2 chromosome 23, rCarCar1.hap1, whole genome shotgun sequence harbors:
- the LOC125628017 gene encoding homeobox protein MSX-1-like isoform X2, with translation MGSFSISSLEHYAQLRVLTSWPLLLRQGVSGFAPPAGPLDPALRFPQARPAQPPRRVADFSICSLLALGGSERTGEGGRQEELGKGAVAWGATPPGYAWIHCSRFKPPRLAKAKCGGSPGRAPRRPRVPFSVAQIGVLEGSYRQTRYLSSRQVKIWFQNRRARERRDFLKDQPTSSSALEGAEPAHAAPLGLAPTPGPGSTRTLPP, from the exons ATGGGTAGCTTCAGCATCAGCAGCCTGGAGCACTATGCCCAGCTCAGGGTGCTCACCTCCTGGCCCCTCCTCCTCAGACAGGGGGTCTCCGGCTTTGCCCCCCCAGCAGGACCCCTGGATCCAGCCCTACGCTTCCCCCAAGCCCGGCCAGCCCAACCCCCCCGGCGGGTGGCCGACTTCTCCATCTGCTCCCTCCTGGCCCTGGGCGGCTCGGAGAGGACGGGGGAAGGGGGGCGCCAGGAGGAGCTCGGCAAGGGGGCTGTGGCGTGGGGGGCGACCCCGCCGGGCTACGCCTGGATCCACTGCTCCCGCTTCAAGCCGCCTCGTCTGGCAA aAGCGAAGTGCGGGGGCAGCCCCGGCCGGGCCCCCCGCAGGCCCCGCGTCCCGTTCTCCGTGGCCCAGATCGGCGTCCTGGAGGGCAGCTACCGGCAGACCCGCTACCTGAGCAGCAGGCAG GTGAAAATCTGGTTCCAGAACCGGCGGGCAAGGGAAAGGCGGGACTTTCTGAAGGACCAGCCAACCAGCAGCAGTGCCCTGGAGGGAGCTGAGCCGGCCCATGCTGCCCCCCTCGGGCTGGCGCCAACGCCAGGGCCGGGCAGCACCAGAACATTGCCCCCTTGA
- the LOC125628017 gene encoding homeobox protein MSX-1-like isoform X1 — translation MGSFSISSLEHYAQLRVLTSWPLLLRQGVSGFAPPAGPLDPALRFPQARPAQPPRRVADFSICSLLALGGSERTGEGGRQEELGKGAVAWGATPPGYAWIHCSRFKPPRLAKAKCGGSPGRAPRRPRVPFSVAQIGVLEGSYRQTRYLSSRQVGELAALLGLSETQVKIWFQNRRARERRDFLKDQPTSSSALEGAEPAHAAPLGLAPTPGPGSTRTLPP, via the exons ATGGGTAGCTTCAGCATCAGCAGCCTGGAGCACTATGCCCAGCTCAGGGTGCTCACCTCCTGGCCCCTCCTCCTCAGACAGGGGGTCTCCGGCTTTGCCCCCCCAGCAGGACCCCTGGATCCAGCCCTACGCTTCCCCCAAGCCCGGCCAGCCCAACCCCCCCGGCGGGTGGCCGACTTCTCCATCTGCTCCCTCCTGGCCCTGGGCGGCTCGGAGAGGACGGGGGAAGGGGGGCGCCAGGAGGAGCTCGGCAAGGGGGCTGTGGCGTGGGGGGCGACCCCGCCGGGCTACGCCTGGATCCACTGCTCCCGCTTCAAGCCGCCTCGTCTGGCAA aAGCGAAGTGCGGGGGCAGCCCCGGCCGGGCCCCCCGCAGGCCCCGCGTCCCGTTCTCCGTGGCCCAGATCGGCGTCCTGGAGGGCAGCTACCGGCAGACCCGCTACCTGAGCAGCAGGCAGGTGGGGGAGCTGGCAGCTCTGCTGGGGCTCAGTGAGACCCAG GTGAAAATCTGGTTCCAGAACCGGCGGGCAAGGGAAAGGCGGGACTTTCTGAAGGACCAGCCAACCAGCAGCAGTGCCCTGGAGGGAGCTGAGCCGGCCCATGCTGCCCCCCTCGGGCTGGCGCCAACGCCAGGGCCGGGCAGCACCAGAACATTGCCCCCTTGA